The sequence atccatcacacacaatgcaccccttacacacagaaaaacacacaatgcattacacacactcaatgcaccccttacagaaacacaccttgcagccctgatacatacaaacacagattcacacaatgcattccttacacacatcaggacatccccctacacactccaccccctgtgaacaaactcattggtgaaacatgaaggtggacccagaccttgagctgtgtaaaggggccccccaaaaaattgagctgcttcctgttctcccagaacattgatttttgtgaccacagttacaaacagtctccagagagcctgttctacaccagaccagtggaaccAGActacagctagagcccatcatcctcatctggttgtaagtaggcaatctagtatattattcgtggcactaatctctaatttacttcAAATTAAAGAAaccctatagtccccagaaccactgcagcttaatgtagtggttctggtgtctatagcctgtccctgcaggccttttaatgtaaacactgcagcactggcgttggttaacatggcagatcatatgggtggggcattgtgatgtcacatcggggtggggggggggcaaactttacttttgcctaggacggcaaaaatccttgcactggtccTGGCCGGGTGTAACGtgactacccggcgctcagtCTGACACTGCGCCTGCTGGATGTCCAGAGGTCCCCCTGCTATGTCACGTAAAAGGGGGACAAAGGTAGAAAAAAATTGGAAGGGTTCagaggggtactaatatgcatggaagggttcagaggggtactaatatgcatggaagggttcagaggggtactaatatgcatggaagggttcagaggggtactaatatgcatggaagggttcagaggggtactaatatgcatggaagggttcagaggggtactaatatgcatggaagggttcagaggggtactaatatgcatggaagggttcagaggggtactaatatgcatggaagggttcagaggggtactaatatgcatggaagggttcagaggggtactaatatgcatggaagggttcagaggggtactaatatgcatggaagggttcagaggggtactaatatgcatggaagggttcagaggggtactaatatgcatggaagggttcagaggggtactaatatgcatggaagggttcagaggggtactaatatgcatggaagggttcagaggggtactaatatgcatggaagggttcagaggggtactaatatgcatggaagggttcagaggggtactaatatgcatggaagggttcagaggggtactaatatgcatggaagggttcagaggggtactaatatgcatggaagggttcagaggggtactaatatgcatggaagggttcagaggggtactaatatgcatggaagggttcagaggggtactaatatgcatggaaggggttagggggtactaatatgcatggaaggggttagggggtactaatatgcatggaaggggttagggggttctaatatgcatggaagggggttggggggttctaatatgcatggaagggggttgggggggttctaatatgcatggaagggggttgggggggggttctaatatgcatggaagggggttgggggggttctaatatgcatggaagggggttggggggggttctaatatgcatggaagggggttggggggggttctaatatgcatggaagggggttggggggggttctaatatgcatggaagggggttggggggggttctaatatgcatggaagggggttggggggggttctaatatgcatggaagggggttggggggggttctaatatgcatggaagggggttgggggggttctaatatgcatggaagggggttggggggggttctaatatgcatggaagggggttgggggggttctaatatgcatggaagggggttgggggggttctaatatgcatggaagggggttgggggggttctaatatgcatggaagggggttgggggggttctaatatgcatggaagggggttggggggttctaatatgcatggaagggggttgggggggttctaatatgcatggaagggggttggggggggttctaatatgcatggaagggggttggggggggttctaatatgcatggaatggACTTCTGAAAGTGTCACTGaatggcagttaggaaatgtggtcactataagtcaggggcagtattacacaatctgtatatgtataaaagtAATCTGCAAAATATTTGTCATGTCGTACTAAAAATTAAGCTAGgaatatgcatatattttttaaaaataatttttagaatgATAGACATcttatttcttacatttgtggtGATTATTTTCCCCTCTATAttcaaggggcactatagtcaccagaaccacaacagctaaacttagtagttctggtgtctatagcatgtttttgcaggctttttaatgtaagcactgtcATTTCGTAAAAAGGCAGGATTTACATTACTGCTGAggaaggccactagaggtgcttcctagtcgagacatgaatgccgccctgtgaagtatctgtgcatgtgcaacagggagcaatgacgcttctgaATAGAAGCGttttattgctccctgctcgcaccctccatttcgtcattttgacgaaataggggcgcagcatcaggaggatcccggcactgtatccgggtaagtaaaccccttccctgtagtgaccctttaatgttatatcactaatgtagcgctgtacaatgggataaaaaaCTTAGTTtatggaataagaatatacccagcgagtaaaaatgctgtccccccagattttttgggggttCCTATGCCCATGACTGTAAGTCTGTATGTTTAGAAAACCTGATGCCCTTTCCTATAGTGTTAATCCTTCAATGTTCATGTTGTTGCATTGACATGTGAAAACTGACATTTTATAGTGAAGCACCAACTATTGGTCTTGGTGACATTCAAATGCTGTCAAAATGGCTACCAAATATTTCCGCTCTGTCTATTGAACTAACATCTGCCATTACAATGTCAATTATACTTTCTCCCATCTATGAAGTACTCTTGCCCTCTCAAATCTTCCTTATTCTAACATAAGTGAAGGCAAAGCCTTTTAGGACATTTAAACCAACCaccttaatttatatttttattattctttcagtGTGTTTGACCATGGTTGGTATCGTTCCCAAGAAGGATGCCCCAGGAGTGGATTTTTGTGGTGTTGACAAATATTACTACATTGTCCGATCTGACCTTGGCTGTTACATGCGGTCAACAAACTTCAACAAGGGTGAAGATCTAATTGTCTACAGTCTGCATCTCTCTTGTAGAAATGGAGACCATTACCTGGCCCATGAAGATGACCTATTCTATATCATTAAGGGCACAAATTATCGCCGTGTGACCAACATGAACACAGATGAAGGTGCTATAGTCTACGCTCTACATCCCAGCTGCCGGGGTGGTGATCACTATCTCTCTGCCTTCGGTCACTTCTACATCATTGACCAGAGTCGAGGGGTTTATCGTAAAACTACAAATATGAACACGTACGAGGATGGGGTGGAGTACACACTCCATCCCAACTGCAGGAACGGGCTCTACTACTTTGGTGTCAAAGACTACTATTACTTTGTGAAGCCTCATGATGAATGGGGGGTTCAGTATTACAAATGCACAGACTTCTCAAAGGATACGGATGGAGAGCCCTTTTCCTTTGATGCCACTGTCACCAACTTCACCCCTGGGGGCTTGGCCCTCATTCGGGGTCCCTCATTTGGTGTCTGGAAGTGCATCAAAACCATCAGCAATGATTCGCAGACTCCGATCACCTGGACAAACAAGATCAACAAGAAGGTTGGCTATGAGAAGGAGAAGATGTCCTCAATGGAACATAACTGGAATGTTTCAGCCACAGTGTCTGCAGAGACAGGTGGTCTGAGTGCCCTTGTCGTAAAGAGCCAGTTCTCTCTCAGTACTTCATATGGAGGATCCAGTGTCAACACGGAAAGAGAGAACTGGAATGAGGTGACAGAAACTGAGGAAACCATCAATCTGACCCTGAAGCCCAATGAGAAGATCTATGTTTGGCAGTATGAGCTGGGTCTGGGTAAAGAAGTTGTGCTATTCTGCAGGGATATGAAGTTTGATGATGATCCAGAACC is a genomic window of Pelobates fuscus isolate aPelFus1 chromosome 8, aPelFus1.pri, whole genome shotgun sequence containing:
- the LOC134570645 gene encoding uncharacterized protein LOC134570645, encoding MVGIVPKKDAPGVDFCGVDKYYYIVRSDLGCYMRSTNFNKGEDLIVYSLHLSCRNGDHYLAHEDDLFYIIKGTNYRRVTNMNTDEGAIVYALHPSCRGGDHYLSAFGHFYIIDQSRGVYRKTTNMNTYEDGVEYTLHPNCRNGLYYFGVKDYYYFVKPHDEWGVQYYKCTDFSKDTDGEPFSFDATVTNFTPGGLALIRGPSFGVWKCIKTISNDSQTPITWTNKINKKVGYEKEKMSSMEHNWNVSATVSAETGGLSALVVKSQFSLSTSYGGSSVNTERENWNEVTETEETINLTLKPNEKIYVWQYELGLGKEVVLFCRDMKFDDDPEPPTENPLPPAN